AACATTTTTGGCTTTAGGTTTTCGTTGGAGTGTAGAATAATGTAATCAGCACTTCAGTTGCCCTCAACCATCAACAATGAAAAATGCAGATTGTTTGGTGTTAGGTTAAGTTTGTTTAGGGATTTGTTTATCTTCTCTCTAAAACATTGCAAGAGCTGTAAATACACGGTCTCTGGCTTTGAATATCCACATTAGTTTATGCTAGTAGCACATTTGTATATTCCATTTTTTTGGATGCAACTTGAGGTTGACAGACCTGAAATCAATCTGAGTTTCAGTGGTGAGTTTCAGTTTCCAAATGTCAAGAGGGATGTATCTCTTGGATCTGCACTCCTTCATCGCTGTTTTTGTTTGTGCATTTCTTTTGCCACTCTGTTAAGTCCATCTTGTGAGGCCAAATGAAAGTCACCCCAGACAATACTGACTGTTGTCTGTTAACACTTTGTTtaagttgtctgtctgtgtggttacTTAGGCTGAACTGAGCTCCTCTAATCCTATCATCTGACAGTGTAGGTTTACTACACGGTAACAGTTTTTTTCAGTACCATCACTGGATTTAtattcaggtttttattttttattttagtataGTCACTGTTTAACATCCATAAGGATAATGAATTACAAACATTACATTGACTTTATAGCAAAGGCCCAATGTAGGCCAACATTTGTAGGCTAATTTTCCATTCTTCCTGTAGGTGAACGCCCTCCAGAGCAAGTACACTAAGRCAAAGATGGGGGTCAAAACCTTTACACACAGTTCCCCCACGCACAGTCAAGAGATGCTGGAAAAGCTAAACGCCCTGCGCAACGAGGGCCACCTCTGCGATGTCACCATCCGGGTGCAGGACAAGTTGTTTCTGGCGCACAAGGTGGTGCTGGCCTGCTGCAGCGAGTTCTTCCGCTCCAAACTGGTGGGCAGGCCTGAGGAGGAGGACAAGTTTGTGTTGGACTTGCACCACGTCACGGTGAGCGGCTTCACCCCTCTGCTGGAGTACGCCTACACCTCCACCCTTTCCATCAGCACGGAGAACATCATCGACGTTTTAGCCGCCGCCAGTTACATGCAGATGTTCGCTGTGGCGAGCACATGCTCAGAATTCATGAAGTCCAGCATCCTCTGGAGCGCCGGGAATATGGGGCAGGAGAAACCGCAGGAGTCGGCTCTYGGCGAGAGTGCTTCCTCCCACTGCGCCTTGACCCCATTGGACAGCAGCCTGTCACCTGTATCGTCTGACTGCAGCGTGATGGAGAGGAACATCCCTGTGTGTCGCGAGTCGCGCCGCAAACGTAAGAGCTTTATCATGATGTCCCCAGAGAGCCCACTCAAATGCACCTCACAGATCACCTCGCCGCAGATGCCCAACCCATCGCCCTCCTCCTTCTCAGAGACCGCCACCCAGCCCGTGGACTCTTCCCTGGCCTTCCCGTGGACCTTCCCCTTCGGTATCGACCGGAGGTTYCACCCGGATAAGCAGCCCAAGCTTCCCGAGAGCCCACGCCGTCTGGACCAGGCAGGGCCCTCGGAGGTGAGCCGCCGGCTGAGTGACTTCCTGGCCTGTGAAAGCTCCATTAAGGCGCCACTGTCGCTGGCGGGTCCCGAGGAGGACGTGCGTGTGAAGGTGGAGAGGCTGAGTGACGAGGAGGTCCAGGAGACATTGTCGCAGCCCGTCAGCGCTTCCCAGAGTTCTCTGAGCGACCAGCAGACAGTGCCCTGCAGCGAACAGGTCCAGGAGGACCTCCTCATCAGTCCGCAGTCCTCCTCCATAGGTATGGGTGTCACGTGAGTGGACAAAACACTCCAAAGTCAGtctgtcagatgttttcagacctcaaCAGTAGTCTTGTGTCAAGCTGAGTCTGCAACACATGCCAACGGTTGTGTAGATATAGCTATATGCCTCGACCCCAAAATAATGGAAGAGCCAGGCCTAAGCACAGAATCTGGTGTGCATATCTTTTCCGTTAATTTTGGATTGCGTCATGTAGCTGGGTCTACAAAACGGATGACCTAGGATGTGGACTTATCTCAATACAAGATCACCAACTTTTTTTCTCTTTACACTTTTTGGGAGTGTAATTTCCCTCTAAATGTAAAGGGctaatctgcagttgctacattcttttttttgcttataaattaatgatatttacgcctacccattgattcttgaagaataaaaCCKATAATTGCCTCATGAAAtttgttcaactgtcgtaccccatcagaacctgaAATATAATCTTGTTTTACTCAAAGTAACAAAGTAGGtctaaatataaacaaacactgtatagccttaaaacatgtttaaaactataattttgatgtcatggatggtGACAGAGCTATCCTTGCATcgatagctctgtctatgaatttgagtggctATGTTTCTCCGGCCCCATTCCTCAGCTGTTTTCCCAAACAGTKGCGGGGAGKACgctttattgtttcaactgcggatTGCCACTTTAAAGCTATTCAGTCTTTGCACTGGATCTGTGTATGGGTTCTATCCCGAACCATGTCTTATGGAAATCAGACGGAGAAAGAGCTAGTAACTGGTGAAAATTATATTTCTTCTTTGTTTTGGCATAGGTTCGATAGATGAGGGARTCACAGAAGGGTTGCCCTCAATGCAAAGTACATCCAATGCTGGAGGYCATGCTGAGGATGATGAAAGGTAACAATATGATTGGTTGAAGacttatattttttaaatgtaagtgGAAACATCATGATCACTGAACTCCATTCATTTGGGAACTCCATTCATTCTGTTCAAGCTAATCTTGCATTTATGTAAGATGTTCCATTTTGCCTTCCAACTGGTATGGAAACCTTGAGGTCTTGATGTTATTATGATGAAGCTAAAGGAAGGTTTTGATCTGACACCCCAAGGTCTACCACATTTGTGTCTACCTCACTGAAGCACCACATCCTCTTTCTTGTTTTTCAGATTAGAAAGCCTCCAGTACCCTTACCACTTRTACATAAGCCCTTCAACCCGCCCTGGCACTAACGGGCCTGACAGACCTTTCCAGTGCCCCACGTGTGGCGTCCGATTCACCCGCATACAGAACTTGAAGCAACATATGCTCATCCACTCTGGTAGGTATTTCCACACATCCACTATGCAGTTTAACAGGGCTGTATAGACGAACTACTGCGCTGCGACCTCTAGCAGGTATCTGTTATGTCGTATCTGTTTATGTCGTAGGTACCCATCTGGAAAGTAGCTCATGTGACTTGTACTGTATTTACATTGCCCTCTACAGTAGTTCCATGCGTCCTCTATCCACCCGATGATAGGAGCCGGAGATTAATGGTATGAATGGCTCGTTAATGGTTTGACTCTTGGCACACTGTGGAGAAGGATGAAGGGCATTCCAGGGAACATTGATTTTGGAAACACTTGGGGCTTAGTGTCTCCCGCCTCGGCTGACATCGGAAAAACACACTCATCAAGTGCACACATACCCAAACTCGTGCTTGATGACAGTGGAACATTACAACAGGACATTATGGCAACCAAATATCGACACAAATCTCAACTTGACTCTTAACCATCACAAACAAGCAGTGCTAAGTTCAATGAGATCGTGTGTTGCTGTTTCACCTTTTCCAGCCCTTGATACAACAAGTTTGATTTTGGAGTGTAATGTCCCATTAATATCTGCTATAAGCTTGAAGCATGATGTTCTCAGTGATAGAGAATGCCTACTTTTAAGTTGTCTATAAAGCCAGTTGGTAGTTGTCCAAAAGTAATCAGGCTTGCATGTGGACAGTCCCATTTGTGTAGCCATGTACGGTTACAGCATGTGGAAGGTAACTAACTATAGGCTGCAGGCAATGACTCCACATTGTGTCCCAACATATAATGGTCTTTGGTACTCCAAACTTCAGACACACTGCTCACATTCATCAAGAAGACCACCATTGTATTCATTGGGGTTCTACCCCCCTGTCAATACACACATCCACAAGACCCAATTATGAAATTGGTATAATGGAGTAATCCATCAAaacaagaggggaggggggttgcAGCTGTGTCCAGAGGTTTTTCACTACCGTAGCTCCTgtgtggtattattattattctgaaCTGGCCAGTCAAGTATACCATAGAGTAGCGCTGACTATCTGGTTGAAAAGACTTCGTGGGGCTCAAGTCTTTTTCTTCAGGGTCATTTAAGCTCGACCCATAGTGTTGTATTGTATGCAGTTAAAAGTAATGCAGTTCACGTCTGCTTAAATKAACTTACTCTGGCTCTGCTAAAGGAGCTTCATTGGAAGTTATCATAGAGCTGTCAATGTATTTTTACATTTCTCATTGAAAAAAGTCAGTCTTAATCTTGAAGTCGTGGCACGTTTATGAGGGCCATAAATAACTGAATCAACAGAAGCCCTTTTTGCCCTTCATATTGTTCCCCTGGTCCGATCGGCTCAGAAATGCTTGTTGCGACTAGtaatgcaccgatatgacattttttgcCGATACCGATATTTTCCTTTCCAAAAAACCCGATACCGATATAAAAAactttagcggccttttaagcattctagtacagttaaatatttaaaacacacacatggacgcagcggtctaaggcactgcatctcagtgcaagaagcgtcactacagtccctggttcgaatccaagctgtatcacttctggccgtgattgggagtcccatagggcggcgcacagttcgcccagcgtcgtccgagtttggccggggtaggccgtcattgtaattaagaatttgttcttaactgacttgcctagataaataaaggttacacacacacacacacacacacacacacacacacacacacaaacacaccacactgaccaaaaagttattttgttggcatttacgtatgtccccattaccagttaaacataatcaaaacctatttctttcacttacttgctgtgctgtttcgttgttcatttgttcagtcgtttcattctcaaccaggatttctatggaacgccgtttggttctttgcgtgtcaaaaaagatacaaataacactatttgtaagcttgttgaccaatcaggacctgaatatgactgcacgtcacataataatttaaagcgctcatacatttttttacgtagttattacacattgattacactatcactcgtatttcatatgtcacaatgatacatatgctatgatgctggtaaagttgtctcgcgtacctacagtgctggtcataaaaaaagctagctagctcatggatgcaaactatgttcttccccaaaaacatagcaaaacgacaatctgtttcagtagctatcaaatcaaatcaagtttattttatatagcccttcgtacatcagctaatatctcgaagtgctgtacagaaacagatAGTTTctatagttagctaggtaactatatagctaggtgtcatctaaaatctaaaataaccctaatttataagacagttcttatttgattagtGGTTGTCatacccatctatgtgaagctagccacaataaggattagccacaatagtggactttgcggttagccttcaaaataaaagtatgtaattgacagtgatgcaaattaatataagtagtagaattatgccataattgaatagatcatgctaaacgaggttggaatgttgtaaAATCAATCATATAAAATCAGCAAAAGACAATAAttagttaatttgacaaaaatctgttgaaatcacactggatgttttatactttagaattgcactGGGGGCATATTTATTTACCTGTaaagccttacctatggattgtggatcaatgacatggggtatcagtctacacccagagaacattagcgtcgtagctcttattgctggac
This genomic interval from Salvelinus sp. IW2-2015 linkage group LG22, ASM291031v2, whole genome shotgun sequence contains the following:
- the zbtb44 gene encoding zinc finger and BTB domain-containing protein 44 isoform X1, which codes for MVNALQSKYTKXKMGVKTFTHSSPTHSQEMLEKLNALRNEGHLCDVTIRVQDKLFLAHKVVLACCSEFFRSKLVGRPEEEDKFVLDLHHVTVSGFTPLLEYAYTSTLSISTENIIDVLAAASYMQMFAVASTCSEFMKSSILWSAGNMGQEKPQESALGESASSHCALTPLDSSLSPVSSDCSVMERNIPVCRESRRKRKSFIMMSPESPLKCTSQITSPQMPNPSPSSFSETATQPVDSSLAFPWTFPFGIDRRFHPDKQPKLPESPRRLDQAGPSEVSRRLSDFLACESSIKAPLSLAGPEEDVRVKVERLSDEEVQETLSQPVSASQSSLSDQQTVPCSEQVQEDLLISPQSSSIGSIDEGXTEGLPSMQSTSNAGGHAEDDERLESLQYPYHLYISPSTRPGTNGPDRPFQCPTCGVRFTRIQNLKQHMLIHSGIKPFQCDRCGKKFTRAYSLKMHRLKHEGKRCFRCQICSATFTSFGEYKHHMRVSRHIIRKPRIYECKTCGAMFTNSGNLIVHLRSLNHEASELANYFQSSDFLMPDYLSQVQEEETLGQYEXVEHGFEGNNSSVQMPVISQVSSTQNCESSTFPLDPLSLKDENVSEEPKTNGSNSSPDSSEEENAHIKELASITIE
- the zbtb44 gene encoding zinc finger and BTB domain-containing protein 44 isoform X3, whose amino-acid sequence is MVNALQSKYTKXKMGVKTFTHSSPTHSQEMLEKLNALRNEGHLCDVTIRVQDKLFLAHKVVLACCSEFFRSKLVGRPEEEDKFVLDLHHVTVSGFTPLLEYAYTSTLSISTENIIDVLAAASYMQMFAVASTCSEFMKSSILWSAGNMGQEKPQESALGESASSHCALTPLDSSLSPVSSDCSVMERNIPVCRESRRKRKSFIMMSPESPLKCTSQITSPQMPNPSPSSFSETATQPVDSSLAFPWTFPFGIDRRFHPDKQPKLPESPRRLDQAGPSEVSRRLSDFLACESSIKAPLSLAGPEEDVRVKVERLSDEEVQETLSQPVSASQSSLSDQQTVPCSEQVQEDLLISPQSSSIGSIDEGXTEGLPSMQSTSNAGGHAEDDERLESLQYPYHLYISPSTRPGTNGPDRPFQCPTCGVRFTRIQNLKQHMLIHSGIKPFQCDRCGKKFTRAYSLKMHRLKHEVISSCPTT
- the zbtb44 gene encoding zinc finger and BTB domain-containing protein 44 isoform X2; this encodes MGVKTFTHSSPTHSQEMLEKLNALRNEGHLCDVTIRVQDKLFLAHKVVLACCSEFFRSKLVGRPEEEDKFVLDLHHVTVSGFTPLLEYAYTSTLSISTENIIDVLAAASYMQMFAVASTCSEFMKSSILWSAGNMGQEKPQESALGESASSHCALTPLDSSLSPVSSDCSVMERNIPVCRESRRKRKSFIMMSPESPLKCTSQITSPQMPNPSPSSFSETATQPVDSSLAFPWTFPFGIDRRFHPDKQPKLPESPRRLDQAGPSEVSRRLSDFLACESSIKAPLSLAGPEEDVRVKVERLSDEEVQETLSQPVSASQSSLSDQQTVPCSEQVQEDLLISPQSSSIGSIDEGXTEGLPSMQSTSNAGGHAEDDERLESLQYPYHLYISPSTRPGTNGPDRPFQCPTCGVRFTRIQNLKQHMLIHSGIKPFQCDRCGKKFTRAYSLKMHRLKHEGKRCFRCQICSATFTSFGEYKHHMRVSRHIIRKPRIYECKTCGAMFTNSGNLIVHLRSLNHEASELANYFQSSDFLMPDYLSQVQEEETLGQYEXVEHGFEGNNSSVQMPVISQVSSTQNCESSTFPLDPLSLKDENVSEEPKTNGSNSSPDSSEEENAHIKELASITIE